The Toxorhynchites rutilus septentrionalis strain SRP chromosome 3, ASM2978413v1, whole genome shotgun sequence genome includes a region encoding these proteins:
- the LOC129773952 gene encoding uncharacterized protein LOC129773952, producing the protein MDGNRLDGTPNPRPEHSCVACERPDSAENLVACDKCSSWWHYTCAGVTDSVEHKEWTCSGCLPVPTIATSVRSLTSSRRANLQVKRLAEKQEIERKQLELEKKQLELQKKHTQEKFDLEESLAEEEDNRSVRSRVNEIESRKKQVSAWVDQHAPAKHLLVVPSSDPVAALTGVSQPTLSCNNNPANFQQTDNAVSFDPGMMSGLQLLQQQLEQCQQQSEPTLEQIKMLETQLQSFRIQLQERKQSTPLSHPTLTTSKGAIPKTNHFVDRNTCDRVPPTTTVPMMVPSEQYPISKPVPTEQPRISHARSNPPPVPVPIEQQRTHQARSSIQLASFSNEQSRSHNVSSSFFPHVTVSREQPLAHETPVNIRDTSASAPLPFEQPPNYPAHSNRAAAPANEVLHRPSPEQLAARQVMPRDLPEFTGDPEEWPIFFSSFSNSTAACGFSNVENLARLQRCLKGSALKSVRYYLLSPDSVPEVINTLRTLYGRPEIIINKLIQTVRETPAPKSERLDSLIDFGMSVRNLTQHLIAAGQQAHLVNPALLQELVEKLPANVKLQWAQHLSFIPHASLQNFSNFMSAIVESVSKVIVITGGEYSAKHEKSRIKDKSFVHAHVENSASGSAAKERAGQGKVCLFCGKAGHRLKDCTKFQHLPVDDRWKSIQSLKSVTAFAFLDDVFSATLAERSLVEELGVEGPNVPLCLKWTANMTRTEDESQIVSLEVSEIDRNNRFHLVNVRTVESLNLPSQTLCFEKVLEDHPHLKGLPVRSYENATPKLLIGLRNLQLAVPLKIKKGESGIIATKTRLGWCVYGSLNAKTTKQDYEELNYHVCECQAEEKLERLVKDYFNVEDCGVSNVEIVESTTDVRARQIMEGTTRRIGNRFETGLLWRTDYVELPDSFPMALRRLQCLERRMDKDLVLKENIHRQVQEYKDKGFAHLATADELADADPRRTWYLPLGVVCNPKKPEKVRLIWDAAAKVDGISLNSLLLSGPDLLVSLISVQFHFRQYPVAVSGDIKEMFHQTRVIKQDRSSQRFLFRNNTNVEPSIYIMDVLTFGASSSPASAQFVKNRNAEEFAGKFPRAASAIRSRHYVDDYLDSFETNEEAKKVSSEVKWVHAQGGFEIRNWSSNRKAVLDHLGQSPNQATKDLSLRSQSERVLGMLWHTEEDNVLLSAIFREEIAALIGTGTRPTKRQVLKCIMSLFDPLGLLACVLVHGKIMMQNIWRSGIKWDDFVDESVHESWTKWISLLDEVNEVRIPRCYFENASTELYRSLEAHVFVDASEAAYAAVVYFRTTNRYGTAKCALVSAKTKVAPLRYVSIPRLELMAAVLGTRLLVFVRSNHSIRINRVIYWSDSEVTLAWIRSEHRRYRPFVACRVGEILSSSNVNDWRYVPSKLNVSDEATKWGSGPCLSASGRWFNGPTFLQLPEEEWPMPKRSLATTDEELRACHLHQEVLILRTPIVYERFSNWNRLLHATAYVIRFGTIRNQKGTKCSTSLTHEELKAAEILLWKLIQSEVYPDELTILTKNKTVPICERLILEKSSPLRMLTPMLDDEGVLRVDSRISAAQGVAEDVKFPVILPRKHHVTNLIVDNFHRKLLHGNSETVVNEIRQRFYIAHLRTVVRDIEKRCQRCKVMRAKPSTPRMGPLPEARLSPGVRPFTYIGIDYFGPILVKVNRSAAKRWVCLITCLTIRAVHVEVAYDLSTKSCIACIRRFICRRGSPKEIYSDNGRNFTGAERILQDQIERIEQDAATTFTNTETKWFFIPPSCPHMGGSWERIVRSIKNAMKSIPQDDKLDDEGLQTVLIEAEGIVNSRPLTYLPLDSAEREALTPNHFILGSSSGVVQPITKLEDSANKVRRLC; encoded by the exons ATGGACGGGAATCGATTGGATGGTACCCCAAATCCCCGACCAGAGCACAGCTGCGTCGCATGTGAGCGACCAGATTCAGCGGAGAACCTTGTCGCCTGCGATAAATGTAGTTCGTGGTGGCATTATACCTGCGCTGGGGTCACAGATTCGGTGGAGCACAAAGAATGGACATGCTCGGGATGTCTTCCCGTACCAACAATAGCAACATCGGTACGATCACTCACGTCAAGTCGCAGAGCGAATCTCCAGGTGAAGCGACTAGCGGAAAAGCAAGAAATAGAACGGAAGCAACTTGAATTGGAGAAGAAGCAACTGGAACTTCAGAAGAAGCACACGCAGGAGAAATTCGATCTGGAAGAGTCGTTAGCGGAAGAAGAAGACAACCGAAGTGTAAGAAGCCGCGTGAACGAGATTGAGTCTCGAAAGAAGCAGGTCTCTGCATGGGTTGATCAGCACGCACCCGCAAAACACCTACTAGTCGTACCATCCTCCGATCCTGTAGCAGCGCTTACTGGAGTTTCACAGCCCACGCTGTCGTGTAACAACAATCCCGCAAATTTCCAGCAAACAGACAACGCAGTGTCATTTGATCCTGGCATGATGTCAGGGCTTCAATTGCTACAACAACAGCTGGAACAGTGTCAGCAGCAGTCAGAACCGACACTTGAGCAGATCAAGATGCTTGAGACGCAACTGCAAAGCTTTCGAATACAATTACAAGAGCGAAAACAATCCACTCCACTCTCACACCCTACTCTGACTACATCTAAGGGTGCTATTCCGAAGACAAATCACTTCGTTGATCGAAATACCTGCGACAGGGTCCCTCCCACTACAACCGTACCAATGATGGTACCATCGGAACAATATCCTATCAGTAAACCGGTCCCAACCGAGCAGCCGCGTATCAGTCATGCGCGCTCGAATCCTCCACCTGTGCCGGTCCCAATCGAGCAGCAGCGTACTCATCAAGCGCGCTCGTCAATCCAACTCGCGTCATTTTCTAACGAACAATCACGTTCTCATAACGTGTCATCGAGTTTCTTCCCACATGTAACGGTTTCACGTGAGCAGCCGTTAGCGCACGAGACGCCCGTGAATATTCGTGATACTTCTGCGAGTGCACCGCTACCATTCGAGCAGCCGCCCAACTATCCTGCGCACTCGAATCGAGCTGCTGCGCCAGCAAACGAAGTACTTCATCGACCATCCCCGGAACAATTAGCTGCAAGACAGGTTATGCCACGTGATCTACCCGAGTTCACGGGCGATCCAGAGGAGTGGCCGATATTCTTCAGTAGTTTTAGTAACTCCACAGCCGCTTGCGGGTTTAGCAACGTAGAGAACCTGGCTCGTTTGCAACGTTGCCTGAAAGGTAGCGCTCTAAAATCAGTGCGATATTACCTTCTGTCGCCTGATTCTGTTCCGGAAGTGATAAATACACTCCGAACCTTGTATGGTCGGCCCGAGattattataaataaattaattcaaacCGTGCGTGAAACACCTGCTCCCAAATCTGAGAGGCTTGACTCGTTGATAGATTTCGGGATGTCCGTCAGAAACTTGACACAACATCTTATTGCAGCAGGACAGCAAGCGCATCTGGTGAACCCAGCGCTGCTCCAAGaactggttgaaaaattaccagCCAACGTAAAGCTACAGTGGGCGCAGCATCTTTCATTCATTCCTCATGCGAGTTTGCAAAACTTCAGCAACTTCATGTCAGCGATCGTCGAATCGGTCAGCAAAGTCATCGTTATTACTGGCGGGGAATACTCAGCGAAGCATGAGAAATCTCGAATCAAAGACAAAAGTTTTGTCCATGCCCACGTCGAAAACTCAGCATCAGGTAGTGCCGCGAAAGAAAGAGCGGGTCAGGGTAAAGTTTGCTTGTTCTGTGGGAAAGCTGGTCATCGATTGAAAGATTGTACGAAATTCCAACATCTACCGGTGGACGATCGATGGAAAAGTATCCAGTCGCTGAAG TCTGTCACAGCGTTTGCCTTCTTGGACGATGTTTTCTCTGCAACGCTTGCCGAGCGTAGCTTGGTTGAAGAACTTGGGGTGGAAGGTCCCAACGTCCCGCTTTGCCTTAAATGGACCGCTAACATGACGAGAACCGAAGATGAGTCACAGATAGTTTCGCTTGAGGTGTCCGAAATAGATCGAAACAATCGATTCCACCTGGTGAACGTACGCACAGTGGAAAGTTTGAATTTACCATCGCAAACGCTGTGCTTCGAGAAGGTTCTAGAGGATCATCCGCACCTGAAAGGACTTCCGGTTCGTAGCTACGAGAATGCAACACCAAAACTACTAATCGGACTCCGAAACCTGCAATTGGCGGTGccgttgaaaatcaaaaaaggtGAAAGCGGAATCATAGCGACCAAAACTCGCCTAGGATGGTGTGTCTATGGTAGTCTGAATGCCAAGACAACGAAGCAAGACTACGAAGAACTTAACTACCACGTATGTGAATGCCAAGCCGAAGAAAAGCTGGAACGACTGGTCAAAGATTACTTCAATGTGGAGGACTGTGGGGTGAGCAATGTGGAAATTGTGGAATCCACCACAGATGTAAGAGCACGACAAATCATGGAGGGGACGACGCGAAGAATAGGTAACCGTTTTGAAACGGGCCTGCTTTGGAGGACGGATTATGTAGAGCTCCCCGATAGCTTTCCGATGGCCCTACGCCGTCTACAGTGTCTCGAGAGACGCATGGATAAAGACCTCGTTCTCAAAGAAAACATCCACCGACAAGTACAGGAATACAAGGATAAGGGGTTTGCACATCTAGCAACGGCGGACGAGCTAGCCGACGCAGACCCGAGACGAACCTGGTATCTTCCGTTAGGGGTGGTTTGCAATCCGAAGAAACCGGAGAAGGTGCGGCTAATATGGGACGCCGCAGCGAAGGTCGatggaatttctttgaactccTTACTATTGTCCGGTCCTGACCTTCTCGTATCACTGATTTCGGTTCAATTTCATTTCCGTCAGTACCCGGTGGCAGTGAGTGGAGACATCAAAGAGATGTTCCACCAGACGAGAGTTATCAAGCAAGACCGATCCTCTCAGAGATTTTTATTCCGCAACAACACCAACGTCGAACCTAGTATTTATATAATGGACGTACTAACGTTCGGAGCGAGCAGCTCTCCTGCATCAGCCCAATTCGTTAAGAATCGGAATGCGGAAGAGTTTGCAGGCAAGTTCCCGAGGGCAGCCTCTGCCATTCGTAGCAGGCACTACGTCGATGATTACCTTGACAGCTTCGAGACGAACGAGGAGGCGAAGAAGGTATCCAGCGAGGTGAAATGGGTCCATGCGCAAGGAGGATTTGAAATCCGGAATTGGTCATCAAACCGAAAGGCAGTTCTGGACCACTTGGGGCAATCTCCGAACCAAGCAACGAAAGACTTGTCATTGAGGTCGCAATCGGAGCGCGTGTTAGGGATGCTATGGCATACCGAAGAGGACAATGTACTTTTATCTGCGATCTTCAGGGAGGAAATTGCGGCACTGATCGGAACGGGAACGAGACCGACGAAACGTCAGGTGCTGAAATGTATAATGAGCCTTTTTGACCCGTTGGGCCTGCTGGCGTGTGTGCTGGTACACGGGAAAATAATGATGCAGAATATTTGGCGTAGCGGCATCAAATGGGATGACTTTGTCGACGAAAGCGTCCACGAATCGTGGACGAAATGGATTAGCCTGTTGGATGAAGTCAACGAAGTTCGGATTCCAAGGTGTTACTTCGAGAACGCGAGCACTGAGCTGTACCGTTCGTTGGAGGCCCATGTGTTCGTCGACGCAAGTGAAGCGGCGTATGCAGCGGTGGTGTACTTTCGAACTACCAATCGTTATGGAACAGCGAAATGCGCTCTAGTGTCAGCCAAAACGAAGGTGGCTCCTCTTCGATATGTCTCCATTCCTCGGTTGGAGCTGATGGCCGCGGTATTGGGAACCCGGTTGCTGGTATTTGTGCGTTCTAATCATTCCATCCGAATCAACCGCGTCATCTACTGGTCGGACTCCGAAGTGACTCTGGCTTGGATCCGGTCAGAACATCGAAGATATCGCCCTTTCGTAGCCTGTCGCGTTGGAGAAATTCTTTCATCGTCAAACGTAAACGATTGGAGATACGTTCCGAGCAAACTTAACGTCTCAGATGAGGCTACCAAGTGGGGTAGTGGACCGTGCCTCAGCGCATCAGGCCGCTGGTTCAATGGCCCGACATTTCTGCAACTGCCAGAGGAGGAGTGGCCTATGCCGAAGAGATCGCTCGCAACCACTGATGAAGAATTGCGAGCATGTCATCTGCATCAAGAAGTGCTCATCCTGCGTACTCCGATAGTATACGAACGTTTCTCCAACTGGAACCGATTGCTGCACGCAACAGCATATGTAATAAGGTTTGGAACTATTCGCAATCAGAAAGGCACAAAATGTAGCACATCGTTGACTCACGAGGAATTGAAGGCAGCCGAGATATTGCTTTGGAAACTGATTCAGTCTGAGGTTTACCCAGATGAGTTGACTATTCTTACTAAAAATAAGACAGTACCGATCTGTGAACGACTGATCTTAGAGAAGTCAAGCCCTCTTCGGATGCTTACACCGATGCTTGATGATGAGGGAGTTCTCCGAGTCGACAGTCGCATTTCTGCGGCACAAGGGGTAGCGGAAGATGTGAAGTTCCCAGTGATACTACCGAGAAAACACCACGTCACCAACCTTATCGTCGATAATTTCCATAGGAAGCTTCTCCATGGAAACTCCGAAACGGTGGTCAACGAAATCCGCCAGCGATTCTACATTGCACATCTGCGCACAGTAGTTCGAGACATCGAGAAGCGGTGTCAACGGTGCAAGGTGATGAGAGCTAAGCCTTCAACTCCAAGGATGGGTCCTCTTCCGGAAGCACGCTTGTCGCCTGGAGTTCGCCCATTTACTTATATCGGCATCGACTACTTTGGGCCAATCCTGGTGAAAGTAAACAGATCCGCAGCAAAACGGTGGGTGTGTCTGATTACGTGTCTCACAATTCGTGCAGTACACGTTGAGGTTGCATATGATTTATCGACGAAGAGCTGTATCGCCTGTATACGTCGCTTCATCTGTCGCAGAGGGTCACCGAAAGAAATATACTCCGACAATGGTCGGAACTTTACCGGAGCGGAACGAATTCTGCAAGACCAAATCGAGCGGATCGAGCAGGATGCAGCTACGACGTTCACCAACACCGAGACAAAATGGTTCTTCATTCCGCCTTCCTGTCCCCATATGGGGGGATCGTGGGAGCGCATAGTACGTTCCATCAAGAACGCCATGAAAAGCATTCCCCAAGATGACAAACTCGACGACGAAGGATTACAAACTGTATTGATAGAGGCTGAAGGAATTGTCAACTCGCGCCCGCTCACGTACCTACCACTGGACTCAGCAGAGCGAGAAGCACTCACTCCAAACCACTTCATCTTGGGAAGCTCATCTGGAGTAGTGCAGCCAATAACAAAGTTAGAAGACTCTGCTAACAAAGTTAGAAGACTCTGCTAA